One stretch of Desulfocurvus vexinensis DSM 17965 DNA includes these proteins:
- a CDS encoding YmfQ family protein, which translates to MGRSAQDFQAQLQALQPPGAALPQDMDSTWGQFLAALAGELARVDARSDDLLDEVDPRSTLELLPDWERVCALPDACTGDATTLQERRRAVVRVLTARGGQSPAYFQAVASELGYSVIIEEFRPFIAGASRCGDVLNGPATVRHTWRVRVLGPRVTWFRAGASRCGDLLGAIARAQDLECVLGRLAPAHTHLIVAYEED; encoded by the coding sequence ATGGGCCGCAGCGCACAGGATTTCCAGGCCCAATTGCAGGCCTTGCAGCCGCCCGGCGCCGCACTGCCCCAGGACATGGACTCGACGTGGGGGCAGTTCCTGGCCGCGCTGGCCGGGGAGCTGGCCCGGGTGGACGCGCGCTCGGACGACCTGCTCGACGAGGTCGATCCGCGATCGACCCTGGAACTGCTGCCCGACTGGGAGCGGGTCTGCGCCCTGCCCGACGCCTGTACTGGGGACGCCACCACGCTCCAGGAGCGTCGCCGCGCCGTTGTGCGCGTGCTGACCGCGCGCGGCGGGCAGAGCCCCGCGTATTTCCAGGCCGTGGCCAGCGAGCTGGGATACAGCGTGATCATCGAGGAATTCCGGCCATTCATCGCCGGGGCCAGCCGCTGCGGCGACGTGCTGAACGGTCCGGCGACGGTGCGGCATACCTGGCGGGTGCGCGTGCTGGGTCCGCGCGTGACCTGGTTTCGCGCCGGGGCCAGCCGCTGCGGCGACCTGCTCGGGGCCATCGCCCGCGCCCAGGACCTGGAGTGCGTCCTGGGACGATTGGCTCCGGCGCACACCCATCTGATCGTAGCCTACGAGGAGGATTGA
- a CDS encoding baseplate J/gp47 family protein — protein MPFDRPDFQTLLDRALADIQSRLPDASPQLRRSLLGVVARMHSGAVHGLYGYLDWLARQAMPDTAEAEHLERWSSWWGVTRKAASCASGEVTLAGTSGAVVPTGTVLARADGATYATTAEVAMSAAGTATAPAVADEPGQSGNADAGLALTLVTPLAGVRGALAAAGFGGGADEEGDGSLLARLLARVRNPPQGGAAQDYEAWALGVAGVTRVWVAPQEQGPGTVVVRIMTDDSTPDGIPTALDVAAVQAVIEAARPVTAEVTVVAPLPVPLDMTVRLAPNTAAVRAAVQAEVTALIRRQARPGGTIPLSHLREAISVAPGETDHQLVSPAADVAHGPGEIAVPGAIVWEDM, from the coding sequence ATGCCGTTTGACAGACCGGACTTCCAGACCCTGCTGGACCGTGCCCTGGCCGATATCCAGAGCCGCCTGCCCGACGCCTCGCCGCAGTTGCGGCGGTCGCTGCTGGGCGTGGTGGCCAGGATGCACTCGGGGGCGGTGCATGGGCTGTATGGGTACCTGGACTGGCTGGCCAGGCAGGCCATGCCCGACACCGCCGAGGCCGAGCACCTGGAACGGTGGAGCAGTTGGTGGGGCGTGACGCGCAAGGCCGCCAGCTGCGCCAGCGGCGAGGTGACCCTCGCGGGCACCTCCGGCGCGGTGGTCCCGACGGGCACGGTGCTGGCCCGGGCCGACGGCGCGACCTACGCCACCACCGCCGAGGTAGCGATGAGCGCGGCAGGCACGGCCACGGCCCCCGCCGTTGCCGACGAGCCCGGGCAGAGCGGCAATGCCGACGCCGGGCTGGCGCTGACGCTGGTGACGCCCCTGGCGGGGGTCCGGGGGGCGCTGGCCGCAGCGGGGTTCGGGGGCGGCGCGGACGAGGAAGGCGACGGCTCGTTGCTGGCCCGGCTGCTGGCGCGCGTGCGCAACCCGCCCCAGGGCGGCGCGGCACAGGACTATGAGGCCTGGGCCCTGGGTGTGGCCGGTGTGACCCGGGTGTGGGTTGCCCCGCAGGAACAGGGCCCGGGGACCGTGGTCGTGCGCATCATGACGGACGACTCCACCCCGGATGGCATCCCCACGGCCCTGGACGTGGCCGCCGTGCAGGCCGTCATCGAGGCCGCCCGCCCCGTGACGGCGGAGGTGACCGTGGTGGCGCCGCTGCCCGTGCCCCTGGACATGACCGTGCGCCTGGCCCCCAACACCGCAGCCGTGCGGGCCGCCGTGCAGGCCGAGGTGACGGCGCTGATCCGGCGGCAGGCCCGCCCGGGGGGCACCATTCCACTGTCGCACCTGCGCGAGGCCATCAGCGTGGCGCCCGGGGAGACGGACCACCAGCTGGTCAGCCCTGCGGCGGACGTGGCCCACGGGCCGGGAGAGATCGCTGTTCCCGGGGCCATCGTCTGGGAGGATATGTAA
- a CDS encoding phage GP46 family protein, which translates to MDAALVWTDTGGDLQVLGGDLLAEESLATAVVLSLFLDRRALPEDELPHGGTDRRGWWADAFGDADLTGSRLWLLWRRKQLPEVLAEAREYAEEALGWLVEDGVATSVSVATSFPRRGMLQWNIRITRTSGSESTYSFTRALEG; encoded by the coding sequence ATGGACGCGGCCCTGGTCTGGACCGACACCGGAGGCGACCTGCAGGTGCTGGGCGGGGATCTGCTGGCCGAGGAGAGCCTGGCCACCGCCGTGGTGCTGTCGTTGTTCCTGGACAGGCGGGCGCTGCCCGAGGACGAACTGCCGCACGGCGGGACGGACCGGCGCGGCTGGTGGGCCGACGCCTTCGGTGATGCCGACCTGACGGGGTCGCGGCTGTGGCTGCTGTGGCGGCGCAAGCAGTTGCCCGAGGTGCTGGCCGAGGCCCGCGAGTACGCCGAAGAGGCCCTGGGCTGGCTGGTGGAGGACGGCGTGGCCACCAGCGTGAGCGTGGCCACCAGCTTCCCGCGCAGGGGGATGTTGCAGTGGAACATCCGCATCACCCGCACCTCCGGCTCGGAGTCCACCTATTCATTCACCAGGGCATTGGAGGGATAA
- a CDS encoding phage baseplate assembly protein V, which produces MLRNLHKLLDPVRRAVRLLLTRGVLRLVADDATLQRVQVTALAGETLDGLERWQDYGITSVPHPGAEVLVGSVGGNRSHAVVLRVDDRRYRLRGLEDGEVALYTDEGDVIHLARGRRVRISTLHLHIDAAEDVAVQTTRYEVTASEAVEFVTPSLTARAAGGGASVARFEGAVHVTGDVTTDADVRAQGVSLRGHVHPENDGGGPTDPPQES; this is translated from the coding sequence ATGCTGCGCAACCTGCACAAGCTGCTCGACCCCGTGCGGCGCGCGGTGCGCCTGTTGCTGACCCGGGGCGTGCTGCGCCTGGTGGCCGACGACGCCACGCTGCAGCGCGTGCAGGTCACCGCGCTGGCCGGGGAGACCCTGGACGGCCTTGAGCGGTGGCAGGACTACGGCATCACCAGCGTGCCGCACCCCGGCGCCGAGGTGCTGGTGGGCTCTGTTGGCGGCAACCGCAGCCACGCTGTGGTGCTGCGGGTGGATGACCGCCGGTACCGCCTGCGCGGCCTGGAAGACGGCGAGGTGGCCCTCTACACGGACGAGGGCGACGTGATCCACCTGGCGCGGGGCCGCCGGGTGCGTATTTCGACCCTGCACCTGCACATCGACGCCGCCGAGGACGTGGCCGTGCAGACGACGCGCTACGAGGTGACCGCCTCGGAGGCGGTGGAGTTCGTGACGCCCAGCCTGACTGCCCGCGCGGCGGGCGGGGGCGCGTCCGTCGCGCGGTTCGAGGGGGCAGTGCATGTGACCGGCGACGTGACCACCGATGCGGATGTGCGCGCGCAGGGCGTTTCCCTGCGCGGGCATGTCCACCCCGAGAACGACGGCGGCGGCCCCACTGATCCGCCGCAGGAGAGCTAG
- a CDS encoding phage baseplate assembly protein, whose protein sequence is MPRAVLQIGSSRYEGWTRISVARALDRVSGRFDLALTERWPGQRTTRPVRPGQACTVALDGHTVITGYVDEVSVDYDATAHTVSVQGRDKTGDLADCSAPASQFTGRTLAQVARDLCAPYGVQVRDLAQAGAPFRTFKGGEGDSVLEVLEAAARVRAVLLTSDGAGHLVLTRSAGASRGGALTLGDNVVKCSARFSERDRHHLYTIKGQAAGDDDWSGEAAAHPCATARDQGVTRHRPKTIIAEESIDQAAATARAAWERDVRYGRSRTVTYTVQGWTHPGGLWEPGVLARVEDAFLGYDGAELLVCSATWLLDDEGCRTELELCPPEAFALVELPEPGEEEGW, encoded by the coding sequence ATGCCTAGGGCGGTGCTGCAGATCGGCTCGTCCCGCTACGAGGGCTGGACCCGTATCAGCGTGGCCCGGGCCCTGGACAGGGTGTCCGGGCGCTTCGACCTGGCGCTGACGGAACGCTGGCCAGGGCAGCGGACCACGCGTCCGGTGCGCCCGGGGCAGGCCTGCACCGTGGCCCTGGATGGGCACACCGTCATCACCGGCTATGTGGACGAGGTGTCGGTGGACTACGACGCCACCGCGCACACCGTGAGCGTGCAGGGCCGTGACAAGACCGGGGATCTGGCCGACTGCAGCGCCCCGGCCTCGCAATTCACAGGCCGCACCCTGGCCCAGGTGGCCCGGGATCTGTGCGCGCCCTACGGCGTTCAGGTCCGCGATCTGGCCCAGGCCGGGGCACCGTTTCGCACATTCAAGGGCGGCGAGGGCGACAGCGTGCTGGAGGTGCTGGAGGCCGCCGCACGGGTGCGGGCCGTGCTGCTCACGTCGGACGGCGCGGGCCACCTGGTCCTGACGCGCAGCGCCGGGGCCAGCCGGGGCGGCGCCCTGACCCTGGGGGACAACGTGGTCAAGTGCAGCGCGCGGTTCAGCGAACGTGACCGGCACCATCTCTACACCATTAAGGGCCAGGCCGCCGGGGACGACGACTGGTCCGGCGAAGCCGCTGCGCACCCCTGCGCCACGGCCCGCGACCAGGGCGTGACCCGCCACCGGCCCAAGACGATCATCGCCGAGGAGAGCATCGACCAGGCGGCGGCCACGGCCCGCGCGGCCTGGGAGCGCGACGTGCGCTACGGGCGGTCGCGGACCGTGACCTACACCGTGCAAGGCTGGACGCACCCGGGCGGACTCTGGGAGCCGGGCGTCCTGGCCAGGGTGGAGGACGCCTTCCTGGGCTACGACGGGGCCGAATTGCTGGTGTGCTCCGCAACCTGGCTGCTGGACGACGAGGGCTGCCGCACCGAGCTGGAGCTGTGCCCGCCCGAGGCCTTTGCGCTGGTGGAACTGCCCGAACCCGGCGAGGAGGAGGGCTGGTGA
- a CDS encoding DNA circularization protein yields the protein MSWRENLRSASFRGAPFHVRSHDATLGRRTVQHEYPLRDTPYTEDMGRLARGWRVEAFVLGPDYMAARDALLAALEEPGPGTLVHPWLGSLRVCVARATLRETTDKGGMATVSVEFLEAGEDSAPSRSVDTGALVGEAADAATGTLAEDFVAHYDTQGYPEHVREDGAWSLGAVSDALSQALGVVRAPSGTLAAIQGQTTSLAAQALTLAGAPGAMASGVLGTLAALSGSGSGVLAAFRTMWDFGLSRSWGATGTAARGSASLSTAALVVPAGAEATTATRTLANRAAVAALVRRAAVVEASRAAASQDYASANDALATREELGERLDLEMDSASDRAFRALGAVRTALVLDLTERGARLPALRSYRPGATLPALVVAHNIWGDATRADEVVSRNRAVVRHPGFVPGGVDLEVLDA from the coding sequence ATGAGCTGGCGCGAGAACCTGCGCAGCGCGTCGTTCCGGGGCGCGCCGTTCCACGTCCGGTCGCACGACGCGACCCTGGGGCGCCGCACGGTGCAGCACGAGTACCCGCTGCGCGACACGCCGTACACCGAGGACATGGGGCGCCTGGCGCGCGGCTGGCGGGTGGAGGCTTTCGTGCTGGGGCCGGACTACATGGCCGCGCGGGATGCGCTGCTCGCCGCCCTGGAAGAGCCCGGCCCGGGCACGCTGGTCCACCCCTGGCTGGGCAGCCTGCGGGTGTGTGTGGCGCGGGCAACACTGCGCGAGACCACGGACAAGGGCGGCATGGCCACGGTGTCCGTGGAGTTCCTGGAAGCGGGCGAGGACAGCGCGCCGAGCCGCAGCGTGGACACGGGGGCCCTGGTCGGCGAGGCAGCCGATGCGGCGACCGGCACCCTGGCCGAGGATTTCGTCGCGCACTACGACACGCAGGGCTACCCGGAGCATGTGCGCGAGGACGGGGCCTGGAGTCTGGGCGCGGTGAGCGATGCGCTGTCGCAGGCGCTGGGTGTCGTGCGGGCCCCCAGCGGGACGCTGGCCGCCATCCAGGGCCAGACCACGAGCCTGGCGGCCCAGGCGCTGACGCTGGCCGGGGCTCCGGGCGCCATGGCCTCGGGGGTGCTGGGCACGCTGGCGGCGCTGTCCGGCTCCGGGAGCGGCGTGCTGGCAGCCTTCCGGACGATGTGGGATTTCGGGCTCTCGCGTTCCTGGGGGGCGACGGGCACGGCGGCGCGGGGGTCCGCATCGCTGTCCACCGCCGCCCTGGTCGTGCCCGCCGGGGCCGAGGCCACAACCGCCACCCGCACCCTGGCCAACCGCGCCGCCGTGGCGGCACTGGTGCGCCGGGCGGCAGTGGTCGAGGCCAGCCGGGCGGCGGCGAGCCAGGACTACGCGTCGGCCAACGACGCCCTGGCCACGCGCGAGGAACTGGGGGAGCGCCTGGACCTGGAAATGGACAGTGCCAGCGACAGGGCGTTCCGGGCGCTGGGCGCCGTGCGCACGGCGCTGGTGCTCGACCTGACCGAGCGCGGAGCCCGGTTGCCCGCGCTGCGCTCCTATCGGCCCGGGGCCACCCTGCCTGCGCTGGTGGTGGCCCACAATATCTGGGGCGACGCGACGCGGGCGGACGAAGTCGTCAGCCGCAACCGGGCCGTGGTGCGCCACCCGGGCTTCGTGCCCGGCGGCGTGGATCTGGAGGTGCTGGATGCCTAG